One genomic window of Desulfovibrio legallii includes the following:
- a CDS encoding DHH family phosphoesterase — MTGNAELVAHMKQWRQSLNKDDRWCILINADPDALASALALKRILIPRVHSVDIARVNEVTRPDNLAMIRYLNIPVKPWQPEKACQYTRFALVDSQPHHHKAFQDVAFDCIIDHHPLPTAPADAAPDAASFYDIRPGVGATSTMMTRYLQGLRVRPGPRLATALLYGIRTDTAAFERSGGEDDFRAYQWLSRHADNNVLRRIMRSEYLREWLPLFSRAFRSLTDCRGAGAHACLNEVNSADLLVAVADFFTRVHGLKWIAVSGIVGKTVIVIFRGDGGRDIGRLADACFYDVGQAGGHRTLGRAEFPLEAVPEGVKTAEFVLKRLETRKLRPRQTAAPAPPAGQDAAPAAAPKAAES; from the coding sequence ATGACAGGCAATGCAGAGCTTGTCGCCCACATGAAGCAGTGGCGACAAAGCCTGAACAAGGACGACCGCTGGTGCATCCTCATCAATGCCGACCCGGACGCCCTGGCCTCGGCACTGGCCCTCAAGCGCATTCTTATCCCCCGCGTGCACAGCGTGGATATTGCGCGCGTTAACGAAGTCACCCGGCCCGACAACCTGGCCATGATCCGCTACCTGAACATCCCGGTGAAGCCCTGGCAGCCGGAAAAAGCCTGCCAGTACACCCGCTTCGCCCTGGTGGATTCCCAGCCCCACCACCACAAAGCCTTCCAGGACGTGGCCTTCGACTGCATCATCGACCACCACCCCCTGCCGACCGCCCCGGCCGACGCCGCCCCGGACGCGGCGTCCTTTTACGACATCCGCCCCGGCGTGGGGGCCACCAGCACCATGATGACCCGCTACCTCCAGGGCCTGCGCGTGCGCCCCGGCCCGCGTCTGGCCACGGCCCTGCTCTACGGCATCCGCACGGACACCGCGGCCTTTGAGCGCTCCGGCGGCGAGGACGACTTCCGCGCCTACCAGTGGCTTTCCCGCCATGCGGACAACAATGTGCTGCGCCGCATCATGCGCAGCGAATATCTGCGTGAATGGCTGCCCCTGTTCTCCCGCGCCTTCCGCTCGCTGACGGACTGCCGGGGCGCGGGCGCGCACGCCTGCCTCAACGAGGTCAACAGCGCAGACCTGCTGGTGGCCGTGGCCGACTTCTTCACCCGCGTGCACGGTCTCAAGTGGATCGCCGTGAGCGGCATTGTGGGCAAAACCGTCATTGTCATCTTCCGCGGCGACGGCGGGCGGGACATCGGCCGCCTGGCCGACGCCTGCTTCTACGACGTGGGCCAGGCCGGGGGCCACCGCACCCTGGGCCGGGCCGAGTTTCCTCTGGAGGCCGTGCCCGAAGGCGTCAAGACGGCGGAGTTTGTCCTCAAAAGACTGGAGACGCGCAAACTGCGCCCCCGCCAGACCGCCGCGCCTGCGCCGCCCGCCGGGCAGGACGCCGCCCCGGCAGCCGCCCCCAAAGCCGCCGAAAGCTGA
- a CDS encoding 3-phosphoshikimate 1-carboxyvinyltransferase: MSQTSTPAAVRAPASKSLSHRFLLGAALADGVSTVRHALVSDDTDRTRTVLAAAGARFTPLPGMGEGCWQVAGTAGRPQGGTDAAPLDCDVGASGTTCRLLTAVLAAGRGVFHVHGAGRLHQRPMDELVQALRFLGADIRYEGQPGCPPLRIHAAGLQPALCGGEVELGMERSSQFFSGLLLAAPLLPAPLAVSLCGQKAVSWPYVGLTLQALEAFGLNFDVETRPCPDVLWQALPPGAWRELKAAEPGCLRVTVRPGPYRPGVYDVEGDWSGASYLLAAGALGRRPVRVEGLNPASLQGDRALLGILQKMGARLETEANAVTVHPSALHGVELDMGDCPDLVPTVAVLAAFARGSTRIRNVAHLRLKESDRISAPATELAKAGVTVDQLSDGLLVHGLAGRGHGKPDHPCLPADAALSAHDDHRMAMSLALLDLREPETHVRARLDDPAVVRKSFPQFWNVWEQLA; encoded by the coding sequence ATGAGCCAGACCTCTACCCCCGCGGCGGTGCGCGCGCCCGCCTCCAAATCCCTTTCCCACCGCTTTCTTCTGGGCGCGGCCCTGGCGGACGGCGTTTCCACCGTGCGCCACGCCCTGGTCAGCGACGATACGGACCGCACCCGCACCGTGCTTGCCGCGGCCGGGGCGCGCTTCACCCCCCTGCCCGGCATGGGTGAAGGCTGCTGGCAGGTGGCCGGCACGGCCGGACGGCCACAGGGCGGCACGGACGCCGCCCCTCTGGACTGCGACGTGGGCGCTTCCGGCACCACCTGCCGCCTGCTCACGGCCGTGCTGGCCGCCGGGCGTGGCGTCTTCCACGTTCACGGCGCGGGCCGCCTGCACCAGCGCCCCATGGACGAGCTGGTCCAGGCTCTGCGCTTTCTGGGCGCGGACATCCGCTACGAAGGCCAGCCGGGCTGCCCGCCCCTGCGCATCCATGCCGCGGGCCTGCAGCCGGCCCTCTGCGGCGGCGAGGTGGAGCTGGGTATGGAGCGCTCCAGCCAGTTCTTCTCCGGGCTGCTCCTGGCCGCGCCGCTTTTGCCCGCCCCCCTAGCCGTATCCCTCTGTGGGCAGAAGGCCGTGTCCTGGCCCTATGTGGGCCTGACCCTGCAGGCCCTGGAAGCCTTCGGCCTGAACTTTGACGTGGAAACCCGCCCCTGTCCTGACGTCCTCTGGCAGGCGCTGCCCCCCGGGGCCTGGCGCGAGCTCAAGGCCGCCGAGCCCGGCTGTCTGCGCGTTACGGTCCGCCCCGGCCCCTACCGGCCCGGCGTCTACGACGTGGAAGGGGACTGGTCCGGCGCGTCCTACCTTCTGGCCGCCGGGGCCCTGGGCCGCCGCCCTGTACGGGTGGAGGGCCTCAACCCCGCCTCTCTCCAGGGCGACCGCGCCCTGCTGGGCATCCTGCAAAAAATGGGCGCGCGCCTGGAAACGGAAGCCAATGCCGTCACTGTCCACCCCTCGGCCCTGCACGGCGTGGAGCTGGACATGGGCGACTGCCCGGACCTGGTGCCCACCGTGGCCGTGCTGGCCGCCTTTGCCCGCGGTTCCACCCGCATCCGCAACGTGGCCCACCTGCGCCTCAAGGAATCGGACCGCATCAGCGCCCCGGCCACAGAGCTGGCCAAGGCGGGCGTGACCGTGGACCAGCTCTCCGACGGCCTTCTGGTGCACGGCCTGGCCGGACGCGGGCACGGCAAGCCCGACCACCCCTGCCTGCCCGCCGACGCCGCCCTCTCCGCCCACGACGACCACCGCATGGCCATGTCCCTGGCGCTTCTGGACCTGCGCGAACCCGAAACCCACGTCCGCGCCCGCCTGGACGACCCCGCCGTGGTGCGCAAATCCTTCCCGCAATTCTGGAACGTCTGGGAGCAACTGGCATGA
- a CDS encoding sulfotransferase family protein — MTQTAQLILVLGMHRSGTSAWARALRVLGADLGARLLPPLPCNPKGFFEDADVYACNKELLRLLGASWSHWPPPPALEQRRLAGGEAGAAALALLREKCAADAPVGLKDPRLSLLMPFWRPVLAAAGLRPHCLICLRSPQSVAASLARRDALGAEHSQALWVAHTLGALTGSAGLPRMLADYDALLRAPQTALERLSLFLNRPVDAAERAAFCNDFLDAALCHHRGEDAPSDPEGAPAPEGQAQNAAADPAPWGALARRIYAALRSGPDNKPPAPFDDLESPACARALGAWLATMRRLPPPPAGAPRPTAPPEGARP; from the coding sequence ATGACGCAAACGGCACAGCTTATCCTGGTGCTGGGCATGCACCGCAGCGGCACCAGCGCCTGGGCCCGGGCCCTGCGCGTGCTGGGCGCGGACCTGGGCGCGCGCCTTTTGCCGCCCCTGCCCTGCAACCCCAAAGGATTCTTTGAGGATGCGGATGTTTACGCCTGCAACAAAGAGCTGCTGCGCCTGCTGGGCGCGAGCTGGAGCCACTGGCCGCCGCCCCCCGCCCTGGAGCAGCGCCGCCTGGCCGGAGGCGAAGCCGGGGCCGCAGCCCTGGCCCTGCTGCGGGAAAAATGCGCTGCGGATGCGCCCGTCGGGCTCAAAGATCCGCGCCTCAGCCTGCTCATGCCCTTCTGGCGGCCCGTGCTGGCGGCGGCCGGGCTGCGGCCGCACTGCCTCATCTGCCTGCGCAGCCCGCAGAGCGTGGCCGCCTCCCTGGCCCGGCGCGACGCCCTGGGCGCGGAACACAGCCAGGCCCTCTGGGTTGCCCACACCCTGGGCGCGCTCACGGGCAGCGCGGGTCTGCCCCGGATGCTGGCGGATTACGACGCCCTGCTGCGCGCCCCCCAGACGGCCCTGGAGCGGCTGTCCCTCTTCCTGAACCGGCCTGTGGACGCCGCTGAACGCGCCGCATTCTGCAACGATTTTCTGGACGCGGCCCTCTGCCATCACCGGGGAGAGGATGCCCCGTCAGATCCGGAAGGGGCCCCCGCGCCCGAAGGGCAGGCGCAGAACGCGGCCGCGGATCCGGCCCCCTGGGGCGCGCTGGCCCGGCGCATCTATGCGGCCCTGCGCTCCGGCCCGGACAACAAGCCTCCCGCGCCTTTTGACGATCTGGAAAGTCCGGCCTGCGCCCGCGCTCTGGGCGCATGGCTGGCGACCATGCGACGGCTGCCGCCGCCCCCGGCAGGCGCGCCGCGGCCCACCGCCCCGCCAGAGGGCGCGCGGCCATGA
- a CDS encoding 3-dehydroquinate synthase II family protein — MSRIYFRCVPFDKSAVTLALESGVDGIIAPRQHVEQVAGLARGSVWADEDTPLATLASKADEEAVLARLRQGERVALARGWEVIPVENLLAQSDAVLAEAGTLEEARLAAGILERGVAGIVFSGPAPLLKEVVPQCKLAQPRENLLPAVVTRVESVGLGHRVCADTLSLLHRGQGLLVGNSSAFTFLVHAETEHNEYVAARPFRVNAGAVHAYARLPHDKTTYLGELRAGQEVLIVDADGAASLATLGRVKIEVRPMLLIEAQAETEDGPRSGAVFLQNAETIRLTAPDGTPVSVVGLKPGDAVLCRLDEAGRHFGMRVREDIQEV, encoded by the coding sequence ATGTCGCGCATCTACTTTCGCTGTGTGCCCTTTGACAAAAGCGCCGTAACCCTGGCCCTGGAATCGGGCGTGGACGGCATTATTGCCCCCCGCCAGCATGTGGAGCAGGTGGCGGGCCTGGCCCGCGGCTCGGTCTGGGCCGACGAGGACACCCCCCTGGCCACGCTGGCCTCCAAGGCCGACGAGGAGGCTGTGCTGGCCCGCCTGCGCCAGGGCGAGCGCGTGGCGCTGGCCCGCGGCTGGGAGGTCATCCCCGTGGAGAACCTCCTGGCCCAGAGCGACGCGGTGCTGGCCGAGGCCGGCACCCTGGAGGAAGCCCGCCTGGCCGCGGGAATTTTGGAACGCGGCGTGGCGGGCATTGTTTTTTCCGGCCCGGCCCCGCTGCTCAAGGAGGTCGTGCCCCAGTGCAAGCTGGCCCAGCCGCGCGAAAACCTCCTGCCCGCCGTGGTCACCCGCGTGGAATCCGTGGGCCTGGGGCACCGCGTCTGCGCGGACACCCTCTCGCTGCTGCACCGGGGCCAGGGCCTGCTGGTGGGCAATTCCAGCGCCTTCACCTTCCTGGTTCACGCCGAAACCGAGCACAACGAATATGTGGCCGCCCGGCCCTTCCGGGTCAACGCCGGGGCTGTGCACGCCTACGCCCGTCTGCCCCACGACAAAACCACCTACCTGGGCGAACTGCGCGCCGGGCAGGAAGTGCTGATTGTGGACGCGGACGGCGCGGCCTCCCTGGCCACGCTGGGCCGGGTCAAGATTGAGGTGCGGCCCATGCTGCTCATTGAAGCTCAGGCGGAAACTGAAGACGGCCCCCGCAGCGGCGCGGTCTTCCTCCAGAATGCCGAGACCATCCGCCTGACCGCGCCCGACGGCACGCCCGTGAGCGTGGTGGGCCTCAAGCCCGGCGATGCGGTGCTCTGCCGTCTGGACGAGGCCGGTCGCCACTTCGGCATGCGCGTACGCGAAGACATCCAGGAGGTTTAG
- the pheA gene encoding prephenate dehydratase — MDDSTSHWRGTPAATAAHAADQAPATADAAAPADPQARLAVIRKEIDSVDSQLLALCNRRAALSLEVGRIKADVPGIIFKPLREKEVLDGLAAHNPGPLPEDHLRAIWREIFSSSRALQRPQNVAYLGPEGTFSYFAGVEYLGHAARFHPCNDLTEVFEEVASGQCELGVAPLENSLQGTVGVSFDLFLKHEVYIQAELFSRISHCLLSNAPSLAAVRTVYSHPQPLAQCGVWLRAHLPGAALVPVESTAAAAQRAASSPDAAAIGHGKLADLLGLGVLARRIENEPGNWTRFVIIGPSSARHGGRLSGPQPGHTGADKTSLLFTTPDKAGALSGVLELLASHGVNMRKLESRPLRGQCWKYVFFVDVECDLEDPRYAALLTQLHEACTSFRILGSYPTGPQLDRLDLNAAEPEH, encoded by the coding sequence ATGGACGACAGCACCAGCCACTGGCGCGGAACGCCCGCCGCAACGGCCGCCCACGCCGCGGACCAGGCCCCTGCAACCGCCGACGCGGCCGCCCCGGCGGATCCTCAGGCCCGTCTGGCCGTCATCCGCAAGGAAATCGACAGCGTGGACAGCCAACTGCTGGCCCTCTGCAACCGACGCGCGGCCCTGAGCCTGGAGGTGGGCCGCATCAAGGCCGACGTGCCGGGCATCATCTTCAAGCCTCTGCGGGAAAAAGAAGTGCTGGACGGCCTGGCCGCCCACAACCCCGGTCCCCTGCCCGAAGACCATCTGCGGGCCATCTGGCGCGAGATTTTTTCCTCCTCCCGCGCCCTGCAACGCCCGCAGAACGTGGCTTACCTCGGTCCCGAGGGCACGTTCTCCTACTTCGCGGGGGTGGAATACCTGGGGCACGCCGCCCGCTTCCATCCCTGCAACGACCTGACCGAAGTCTTTGAGGAAGTGGCCTCCGGCCAGTGCGAACTGGGCGTGGCGCCCCTGGAAAATTCCCTGCAGGGCACCGTGGGCGTGAGCTTTGACCTCTTCCTCAAGCACGAGGTCTATATCCAGGCCGAGCTCTTTTCCCGCATTTCGCACTGCCTTTTGAGCAACGCGCCTTCCCTGGCCGCCGTGCGCACGGTCTATTCCCACCCCCAGCCCCTGGCCCAATGCGGGGTCTGGCTGCGCGCCCACCTGCCCGGCGCGGCCCTGGTGCCCGTGGAATCCACGGCCGCCGCAGCCCAGCGCGCCGCCTCCAGCCCCGACGCCGCGGCCATCGGCCACGGCAAGCTGGCCGACCTGCTGGGCCTGGGCGTGCTGGCCCGGCGCATTGAAAACGAGCCCGGCAACTGGACGCGCTTTGTCATCATCGGCCCCAGCAGCGCCCGCCACGGCGGCCGCCTCAGCGGCCCCCAGCCCGGCCACACCGGCGCGGACAAAACCTCCCTGCTCTTCACCACGCCGGACAAAGCCGGGGCGCTCTCCGGCGTGCTGGAGCTCCTGGCGAGCCACGGCGTGAACATGCGCAAGCTGGAATCCCGCCCCCTGCGCGGCCAGTGCTGGAAGTACGTCTTCTTTGTGGATGTGGAATGCGACCTGGAAGACCCGCGCTACGCCGCGCTGCTTACCCAATTGCACGAAGCCTGCACCAGCTTCCGCATCCTGGGCAGCTACCCCACGGGCCCGCAGCTGGACCGCCTGGACCTCAACGCCGCAGAACCGGAGCACTGA
- the cbiR gene encoding cobamide remodeling phosphodiesterase CbiR produces MSSNRPTPHNGPHGGPDRGPADSPAGGAPAQPEAAPLAVHPLAGRLAAPSFVLPGTVAANARFLAGKVDEVGLCFFEARACLAYGPADLPPALARLPLRWHVHLPVDLPWPARAAGAHPAAPCVALARAVAAKAAYLRPRLAVLHPPDGAPARQRRLLADFAALWQAGGGPPLLVENIDVCDPAALGRGFLPDHNLRLCLDVGHLLGYAQCRLLHSALPEEAELLHWSAPDGGDRHRPLTAFTPEEVRTAAGLMVRAPRTAVHLAEIFQWDGLAASLPVLAALAQGALPGPGTA; encoded by the coding sequence ATGAGCTCCAACAGGCCCACCCCACACAACGGCCCGCATGGCGGCCCCGATCGCGGCCCGGCCGACAGCCCGGCTGGCGGGGCGCCTGCACAGCCGGAGGCTGCGCCCTTGGCCGTGCACCCCCTGGCGGGGCGGCTGGCCGCGCCTTCCTTTGTGCTGCCCGGCACTGTGGCGGCCAACGCCCGCTTTCTGGCGGGCAAGGTGGACGAGGTGGGGCTCTGCTTTTTTGAGGCCCGCGCCTGCCTGGCCTACGGACCGGCCGACCTGCCGCCGGCCCTGGCCCGCCTGCCCCTGCGCTGGCATGTGCATCTGCCCGTGGACCTGCCCTGGCCCGCGCGCGCCGCAGGCGCGCACCCGGCGGCCCCCTGCGTGGCCCTGGCCCGCGCCGTGGCGGCCAAGGCGGCCTACCTGCGGCCACGCCTGGCCGTGCTGCACCCGCCGGACGGGGCCCCCGCCCGCCAGCGCCGCCTGCTGGCGGACTTTGCCGCCCTTTGGCAGGCCGGGGGCGGCCCGCCCCTTCTGGTGGAAAATATCGACGTCTGCGACCCTGCCGCCCTGGGGCGGGGCTTCCTTCCCGACCATAATCTGCGTCTTTGCCTGGACGTGGGGCATCTCCTGGGCTATGCTCAGTGCCGATTGCTGCATTCCGCCCTGCCGGAAGAAGCGGAGCTGCTCCACTGGAGCGCCCCGGACGGCGGCGACCGACACCGGCCGCTCACGGCCTTCACCCCGGAGGAAGTCCGCACGGCCGCCGGGCTTATGGTCCGCGCGCCGCGCACGGCCGTACACCTGGCGGAAATTTTTCAGTGGGACGGGCTGGCCGCTTCGCTGCCCGTTCTGGCTGCATTGGCCCAAGGGGCCCTCCCCGGACCAGGAACCGCATAA
- a CDS encoding 2-amino-3,7-dideoxy-D-threo-hept-6-ulosonate synthase, translating into MYLGKKIRLERIIDREDGRTIIVPMDHGVTVGAVAGLIDMRETVNDMATGGADAVLMHKGLVRCGHRNAGSDIGLIIHLSASTALSPYGNTKTLVGTVEEALKHGADCVSVHVNLGDPNERLMLADLGRVAESCDNWGIPLLAMMYARGPQVQNGFDKTVVAHCARVGVELGADIVKVPYTGDVDSFAEVVAACCVPVVIAGGERMDSTRQILQMVYDSLQAGGAGISVGRNVFQHPNRVALVKALRAIVHQDADVDQALTIVGE; encoded by the coding sequence ATGTATCTGGGCAAAAAAATCCGGCTGGAACGCATTATCGACCGCGAAGACGGGCGCACCATCATCGTGCCCATGGACCACGGCGTCACCGTGGGCGCGGTGGCAGGCCTTATTGACATGCGCGAAACCGTCAACGACATGGCCACCGGCGGCGCGGACGCCGTGCTCATGCACAAGGGCCTGGTGCGCTGCGGCCATCGCAACGCGGGCAGCGACATCGGCCTCATCATCCACCTTTCGGCTTCCACCGCCCTTTCCCCATACGGCAACACCAAAACCCTGGTGGGCACGGTGGAAGAGGCCCTCAAACACGGCGCGGACTGCGTTTCCGTGCATGTGAACCTGGGCGACCCCAACGAACGCCTTATGCTGGCCGACCTGGGCCGGGTGGCCGAATCCTGCGACAACTGGGGCATCCCCCTGCTGGCCATGATGTACGCGCGCGGCCCGCAGGTGCAGAACGGCTTTGACAAGACCGTGGTGGCCCACTGCGCCCGCGTGGGCGTGGAGCTCGGCGCGGACATCGTCAAAGTGCCCTACACCGGCGATGTGGACAGCTTTGCCGAAGTGGTGGCCGCCTGCTGCGTGCCTGTGGTCATCGCCGGGGGCGAGCGCATGGATTCCACCCGCCAGATTCTCCAGATGGTTTACGATTCCCTCCAGGCCGGAGGCGCGGGCATTTCCGTGGGCCGCAACGTCTTCCAGCACCCCAACCGGGTGGCCCTGGTCAAGGCCCTGCGCGCCATCGTGCACCAGGATGCCGATGTGGACCAGGCCCTGACCATCGTGGGGGAATAA